One genomic window of Coffea eugenioides isolate CCC68of chromosome 1, Ceug_1.0, whole genome shotgun sequence includes the following:
- the LOC113777865 gene encoding premnaspirodiene oxygenase-like gives MELPFNFFAFSLFLAFVLTLIKGIKRSKEPQKLPPSPWKLPIIGHMHHLIGSPPHHALRKLAQNYGPLMHIQLGEMSSIVVTSPGLAKEIMKTHDLAFADRGEFLSGKIICYNCSDIACCRYGDYWRQMRKICTLELLSAKSVRSFASVRQDEALHLISSIKVLAGAREPIDFTEKVSSYTSSVVCRAAFGKVSKDDHVAFLQLLKEVTRLTSAFDISDLFPSFKILHFLLSAETKLLNIHHKVDKVLDKIINQHLENLSERKTSTGEYGHEDLIDVLLRVQGSDELQFPITNNNIKAVIINIFAAGNETSSVTLDWAMSEMIRNPGVMAKAQSEIRNAFRGKNSIEETDIQQLQYLKLVIKETLRLHPPAPLLLPRECRVACEIDGYIIPARTRVLVNAWAIGRDPEYWDDPECFKPERFANSSIDFNGTHFEYLPFGAGRRICAGISFGLANVELPLALLLYHFDWNLPSGLNSSDLDMKETVGIATSRSDNLCLKATLYDP, from the exons ATGGAACTTCCTTTCAACTTCTTTGCTTTCTCTCTGTTCTTAGCCTTTGTTTTAACTTTGATCAAGGGAATCAAGAGATCAAAAGAACCCCAGAAACTACCACCATCTCCTTGGAAACTACCTATTATTGGTCATATGCATCATTTAATAGGCTCCCCACCACATCATGCTCTCAGAAAATTAGCTCAAAATTATGGACCCCTAATGCACATTCAGCTGGGTGAAATGTCTTCGATTGTGGTAACTTCACCGGGTTTGGCGAAGGAGATCATGAAAACTCATGATCTTGCCTTTGCAGACCGCGGAGAATTTCTATCTGGAAAGATCATATGCTACAATTGTTCAGACATCGCTTGCTGTCGATATGGTGACTACTGGAGACAAATGCGTAAAATATGCACCTTGGAACTCCTTAGTGCTAAAAGTGTCCGATCATTTGCCTCTGTTCGCCAAGATGAGGCTTTGCATCTGATATCATCGATTAAGGTTCTTGCTGGTGCTCGAGAACCAATCGATTTTACAGAAAAAGTGTCCTCATACACCAGTTCCGTGGTTTGCAGAGCAGCATTTGGGAAAGTAAGCAAAGATGATCATGTTGCATTCTTACAGCTACTCAAAGAAGTAACTCGCCTAACAAGTGCCTTCGATATTTCTGATCTGTTTCCATCATTCaagattcttcattttctcCTTTCAGCGGAAACTAAACTTCTTAACATCCACCACAAGGTAGATAAAGTTTTGGATAAGATAATCAATCAGCATCTTGAAAACCTATCAGAAAGAAAAACATCCACAGGTGAATACGGCCATGAAGATTTAATTGACGTCCTATTAcgagttcaaggaagtgatgaACTCCAATTTCCAATTACCAACAACAATATCAAAGCTGTTATTATT AATATATTTGCAGCAGGGAATGAGACTTCATCCGTAACACTGGACTGGGCGATGTCCGAAATGATTAGAAATCCAGGTGTGATGGCTAAGGCACAGAGTGAAATAAGGAATGCTTTCAGAGGAAAAAACTCAATTGAAGAAACTGATATTCAACAACTGCAATACCTAAAGTTAGTGATTAAAGAAACTCTGAGGCTACACCCTCCTGCCCCTTTGTTGCTTCCAAGAGAGTGTAGGGTGGCatgtgaaattgatggatacATCATCCCTGCCAGAACAAGAGTGTTGGTCAATGCCTGGGCAATTGGAAGAGACCCTGAGTATTGGGATGATCCAGAATGTTTCAAACCAGAGAGATTTGCAAACAGTTCCATTGATTTCAATGGAACTCACTTTGAGTATCTCCCATTTGGTGCAGGAAGGAGAATTTGTGCAGGGATTTCATTTGGTTTGGCCAATGTTGAGCTTCCTTTAGCTCTTTTGCTCTATCATTTCGATTGGAATCTCCCAAGTGGCCTCAATTCCAGTGATTTAGACATGAAAGAGACTGTTGGGATAGCTACATCAAGATCAGACAATCTTTGCTTGAAGGCCACTTTATATGATCCATGA
- the LOC113769370 gene encoding uncharacterized protein LOC113769370, with protein MVTAKWVAERYKDRIRANMNIPVHSLRQTVYEEYKIQISKIIARNARGIAVDKIKGCAPIAWTIVEKEAIVQWKWFVQLLQVDLEIDKQYHYTFISDQQKRLDRALSEVLPNSEYRYCVQHMYRNFKKKHPGKALKGMLWSTVRSSTIEIYKKADEDLKEYDSEAYKWMEKAPHPMHWCKAYLSPHTKCDMIVNNLCESFNSRILEARNKPIISLLQKARELMMERIQKRKVAMTRYPHSTGPLIRKIIDDRIEESFQWFPQFNGIDGSQVKCPRNSQFAVNLKKKSCTCRIWELSSLPCTHAIAAIKQTENDPHEMIAECHYKRLFLQVYNNVLQPINSQLLWPESSTLQLDLPISTFQLGRPKKPIPVVQQPNPAATSSRYGMKFNRNGKQPLTNADKRMINANYAYLGKEPPFKVGRWKGRRGANAGRSRSTRGRDAAAS; from the exons atggtgacTGCTAAATGGGTTGCTGAGAGATACAAGGACAGAATTAGGGCCAATATGAACATTCCAGTCCATTCTTTGAGGCAAACAGTGTATGAGGAGTACAAGATACAAATATCAAAAATAATAGCTAGAAATGCTAGAGGTATAGCTGTTGACAAAATCAAAGGTTGTGCA CCTATTGCTTGGACCATAGTGGAGAAGGAAGCTATAGTCCAGTGGAAATGGTTCGTACAACTTCTCCAAGTAGATCTGGAAATAGATAAACAGTATCACTACACTTTCATCTCTGATCAACAAAAG AGATTGGACAGAGCATTATCCGAGGTGCTACCCAACTCTGAGTATAGATACTGTGTGCAGCACATGTATCGAAATTTCAAGAAGAAACATCCTGGAAAGGCACTTAAAGGGATGTTATGGTCAACAGTTAGGAGCAGCACAATTGAGATATATAAGAAAGCTGATGAGGACTTGAAAGAGTATGATAGTGAAGCATACAAGTGGATGGAGAAGGCTCCTCATCCGATGCATTGGTGTAAGGCTTACCTTTCTCCTCACACTAAATGTGACATGATTGTCAATAATCTATGCGAGTCTTTCAATTCACGTATACTAGAGGCCAGGAATAAACCAATTATATCTTTATTGCAGAAGGCTAGAGAACTGATGATGGAAAGAATTCAAAAAAGAAAGGTTGCCATGACAAGATATCCACACTCAACTGGtcctttgattagaaaaattattgATGACAGAATTGAAGAGTCTTTCCAATGGTTCCCACAATTCAATGGGATTGATGGTTCTCAGGTAAAGTGCCCAAGGAATTCCCAGTTTgctgtgaatttgaaaaagaagagttgCACTTGTCGAATTTGGGAATTATCTAGTTTACCTTGTACCCATGCCATTGCAGCAATTAAGCAAACTGAGAATGATCCACATGAAATGATTGCGGAATGTCACTACAAAAGGTTATTTTTACAGGTTTATAATAATGTCTTGCAACCCATCAATAGCCAACTACTGTGGCCTGAGTCCAGCACTCTTCAACTCGATCTTCCAATTTCCACTTTCCAACTTGGGAGGCCAAAAAAG CCAATACCAGTAGTTCAGCAACCAAATCCAGCAGCTACAAGTTCTAGATATGGCATGAAATTCAACAGAAATGGTAAACAGCCCTTGACTAATGCTGACAAAAGGATGATTAACGCTAATTATGCCTATTTGGGAAAGGAACCACCCTTCAAGGTTGGCAGGTGGAAGGGTAGAAGAGGTGCAAATGCTGGTAGATCTAGATCTACAAGAGGCAGAGATGCAGCTGCAAGTTAG